CGATCCCTTCGGCACCGGTAAACAGATAGGCGTGGGCCATGCGTTGATTGTTCCACGCCTGACGCAGCAATTTTTTCTGCCGTTCATGGCCGATGATGTTGTCAAAAGTCATGACGAAGGCACCGGTTGGATTATGGTGTTCATTGCCGATGCAATGCGTTCAGCCACGGTTTGCGGTTTTCCCTGAGCATCAATGATCAGAAAGCGCTGAGGCTCGTTGTCTGCCAGTTGCAGATAGGCTTGACGGATGCGCTGGTGAAAGTTGAGAGATTCCTGTTCAAAGCGGTCTTCATTGGGGCCGCTGTGTTGTTCATTGCGCTGGCGGGCGCGTCCGAGACCAATCTCTACCGGAAGATCGAGCAGCAGAGTGGTGTCGGGCCGAACCCCTTGGCAGGCATACGCATTGAGTGTTGTGATCTGATCAATGTCGAGCTGACGGCCATAGCCCTGATAGGCGAGGGTGGCGTCACAAAAGCGATCACACAGGACTGTCTTGCCGGCGTCAAGGGCCGGACGGATCACTTC
This genomic window from Desulfuromonas acetoxidans DSM 684 contains:
- the tmk gene encoding dTMP kinase, which encodes MGQFITFEGIEGCGKTTQIRLLATALRHQGHDVIETREPGGCDIADQIRAVLLDAKNNRMTSPTELLLYAAARAQHVAEVIRPALDAGKTVLCDRFCDATLAYQGYGRQLDIDQITTLNAYACQGVRPDTTLLLDLPVEIGLGRARQRNEQHSGPNEDRFEQESLNFHQRIRQAYLQLADNEPQRFLIIDAQGKPQTVAERIASAMNTIIQPVPSS